In Helicobacter pylori, a single genomic region encodes these proteins:
- a CDS encoding carbon storage regulator → MLILSRKVNEGIVIDDNIHIKVISIDRGSVRLGFEAPESTLILRAELKEAIVSENQKASACVDESLLENIKKVIKP, encoded by the coding sequence ATGCTCATACTCAGCCGCAAAGTTAATGAGGGGATTGTCATTGATGATAACATCCACATTAAAGTCATTTCCATAGATAGAGGGAGTGTGCGTTTAGGGTTTGAAGCACCTGAAAGCACCCTTATTTTGCGCGCTGAACTCAAAGAGGCTATTGTGAGCGAAAACCAAAAAGCTTCTGCGTGCGTAGATGAAAGCTTGTTAGAAAACATCAAAAAGGTCATTAAGCCTTGA